A single window of Desulfomicrobium macestii DNA harbors:
- a CDS encoding response regulator — protein MQNNNPKRPRSGRFFDDMRLAENFGSIRFRLVVLVGIGLFVMIVGAMALTSMSMIKKRVVHDIERTLRSSLRIAGNSFELWVNQRTAQTGQLGHAPELGNITQTLARIEPRGDLLLASLAQQQARNFFSSAHTFPYSGFAIVSLDSVTLASSDTTEVGTKPAFLTNDPDAMKKILEGQSLVIFPRLPEDGAIESEALEILFAGPVIRLDGRVLAALFLRLTAKDGLMEPMLDTADDSSLEAFAFNDQGLLMTGSRFDSRLRGSGLPGEDRQSALTTVLRDPDQDQPAPDSASSINSGPLTKPAAGAIRLGQALTGTPGGNTEPVIESDVTGYRSYRGAKVFGAWLWNHRLNLGMAAEIDMAEALHDFHYIRASAFGILGITLFLAVGSTLLVLGIGQRTSRAWAKVRDGLEDIVEERTAELKAGEEQLRAIIDNLPSVVILKDRDGRHLMINAFFEQATGFSAETVLGRRDDEFMQREVAERIMAEDRAVLESCRPHKFEEQVPHPDGTLHAYLTTKVPLRDEQGAPFALIILATDITTRKKLEREALEAKEQAEEATRAKSDFLANMSHEIRTPMNAILGMSHLTLQTDLTPKQRDYLSKIDGASKALLRIINDILDFSKIEAGKLDIENIEFNLDDVVDNLAAMLVVKVEEKGLELLFRIDPTIPRSLVGDPLRLGQILLNLTGNAVKFTEQGEIVVAAKLLEKSADNALIRFSVQDSGIGLSSQEQKKLFQSFTQADTSTTRKFGGTGLGLAISKRLASLMGGDIGVDSAPGRGSTFWFTIRTGLHDKEKTPLRMPVDDLKGMRVLVVDDNRTSLEILSEALESMGCIPETALSGEEALEKIVAAPPQKPYELVLMDWKMPGWDGVEAVRRIRNERHLPKMPAIIMVTAYGREEIMRQAETVGMEAFLIKPVSRSMLKDAIMKVLGHDVRPDIDENPATGRGGSREKIRGARILLAEDNVINQQVAREILESEGLEVVVAGDGREAVRLATEQRFDLILMDIQMPVMDGFEATARLRAMPEFKDMPILAMTAHAMAKDRRKSLDMGMNDHITKPFDPKELFSALTRWIDPARIDPVRIDAAGHDEAGPKDAALTAPQDDAVLPRTLEGIDIPSGLARVNGNKKLYRTLLIKLHDEYRDAHGRICELLDKGDMHEAMLLAHTVKGVAGNLGAARMQATAAALEEPLKAGSLPDTSRLDNFRTSLESVMRGLEPLAGQTSASPPDPAGGDISEVTVRLDVLERLLPQLKARKPRLCAPILEEMATLNWPGEAVRDVMELETLVKKYNFSDALTVAENLLRITGA, from the coding sequence ATGCAGAACAACAACCCAAAGCGCCCCCGTTCCGGCAGATTTTTCGATGACATGAGGCTGGCCGAAAATTTCGGGTCCATCCGCTTCCGGCTCGTGGTGCTCGTCGGCATCGGTCTTTTTGTCATGATTGTCGGCGCCATGGCGCTCACTTCCATGTCCATGATCAAAAAGCGGGTCGTTCACGACATCGAGCGGACCCTGCGCTCCAGCCTGCGCATCGCCGGCAATTCCTTTGAACTCTGGGTGAACCAGCGCACGGCCCAGACCGGACAGCTCGGGCACGCCCCGGAACTTGGAAACATCACGCAAACGCTCGCGCGAATCGAGCCCAGGGGCGATCTGCTTCTGGCGTCCTTGGCCCAGCAGCAGGCGAGAAACTTTTTTTCCTCCGCGCACACGTTTCCCTACAGCGGCTTCGCCATCGTCAGCCTCGACTCAGTGACCCTCGCGTCGAGCGACACGACCGAGGTGGGCACAAAGCCAGCCTTTCTGACCAATGACCCGGACGCCATGAAGAAGATCCTTGAAGGCCAATCCCTGGTCATCTTTCCAAGGCTTCCCGAAGACGGCGCGATCGAGTCCGAAGCTCTGGAGATTCTCTTTGCCGGACCGGTCATCAGACTGGACGGCAGGGTGCTCGCGGCCCTCTTTCTTCGCCTGACGGCCAAAGACGGCCTGATGGAACCTATGCTCGACACGGCCGATGATTCTTCCCTGGAGGCATTCGCCTTCAACGACCAAGGGCTGCTCATGACCGGCAGCCGCTTCGACAGTCGGCTGCGCGGCAGCGGCCTGCCCGGGGAAGACCGGCAAAGCGCCCTGACAACCGTGCTTCGTGATCCGGACCAGGATCAGCCCGCCCCGGATTCGGCAAGTTCCATCAATTCAGGGCCCCTGACAAAACCAGCGGCCGGAGCCATCCGTCTTGGGCAGGCGCTTACCGGGACACCTGGCGGAAACACGGAACCCGTCATCGAATCCGACGTCACCGGCTACAGGAGTTACCGGGGCGCGAAGGTCTTCGGGGCCTGGCTCTGGAATCACAGGCTGAATCTGGGCATGGCCGCCGAAATCGACATGGCCGAGGCCCTGCACGACTTTCATTACATCAGGGCCTCGGCCTTCGGCATACTTGGCATCACCCTCTTTCTCGCCGTCGGTTCGACCCTGCTGGTCCTGGGCATTGGCCAACGCACCAGCAGGGCCTGGGCAAAGGTCAGGGACGGCCTCGAGGACATCGTCGAGGAACGCACGGCCGAACTGAAGGCCGGGGAGGAGCAGTTGCGGGCCATCATCGACAATCTCCCGAGCGTGGTCATCCTGAAAGACAGGGACGGCCGCCACCTCATGATCAACGCCTTCTTCGAGCAGGCCACCGGGTTTTCCGCCGAGACGGTCCTTGGGCGCAGGGACGACGAATTCATGCAGCGCGAAGTCGCCGAGAGAATCATGGCCGAGGACCGGGCAGTCCTCGAATCCTGCAGACCCCACAAGTTCGAGGAACAGGTCCCGCATCCCGACGGCACCCTGCACGCCTATCTGACCACCAAGGTGCCGCTGCGCGACGAACAGGGGGCCCCGTTCGCCCTCATCATCCTGGCCACGGACATCACCACGCGCAAAAAGCTTGAAAGGGAGGCCCTTGAGGCCAAGGAGCAAGCCGAGGAGGCCACCAGAGCCAAATCGGACTTTCTGGCCAACATGAGCCATGAAATCCGCACTCCCATGAACGCCATCCTCGGCATGAGCCATCTGACGCTGCAGACCGACCTGACTCCCAAGCAGCGGGACTACCTGTCCAAGATCGACGGCGCGTCCAAGGCCCTGCTACGCATCATCAACGACATCCTCGACTTCTCCAAGATCGAGGCCGGAAAACTCGACATCGAGAACATTGAATTCAATCTGGACGATGTCGTCGACAACCTGGCCGCGATGCTGGTCGTCAAGGTCGAGGAAAAGGGCCTTGAGCTGCTCTTTCGCATTGACCCCACGATCCCGCGCAGCCTCGTGGGCGACCCTCTGCGCCTGGGCCAGATTCTGCTCAACCTCACCGGCAATGCCGTCAAATTCACCGAGCAGGGCGAAATCGTCGTGGCCGCGAAGCTCCTCGAAAAGAGCGCCGACAACGCGCTCATCCGCTTCAGCGTGCAGGACTCCGGCATTGGCTTATCAAGCCAGGAGCAGAAAAAGCTCTTCCAGTCCTTCACCCAGGCCGACACCTCCACGACCCGCAAATTCGGCGGCACCGGCTTGGGGTTGGCCATCAGCAAACGCCTGGCCAGTCTCATGGGCGGGGACATCGGCGTGGACAGCGCGCCTGGCCGTGGAAGCACCTTCTGGTTCACCATCCGGACCGGCCTGCACGACAAGGAAAAAACGCCCCTGCGAATGCCGGTCGATGATCTCAAGGGCATGCGCGTGCTTGTCGTGGATGACAACAGGACGTCCCTTGAGATTCTCTCCGAGGCTTTGGAGAGCATGGGGTGCATCCCCGAAACCGCCCTGTCCGGGGAAGAGGCCCTTGAAAAGATCGTGGCCGCGCCACCGCAAAAGCCTTACGAACTGGTGCTCATGGACTGGAAAATGCCGGGCTGGGACGGCGTTGAGGCGGTCAGGCGCATCAGAAACGAACGACATCTGCCAAAGATGCCCGCCATCATCATGGTCACGGCCTACGGCCGGGAGGAGATCATGCGCCAGGCCGAGACGGTCGGCATGGAAGCGTTTCTCATCAAGCCCGTGAGCCGAAGCATGCTCAAGGACGCAATCATGAAGGTCCTCGGGCACGATGTGCGCCCGGACATCGACGAAAACCCGGCAACCGGCCGTGGCGGAAGCCGCGAAAAAATTCGGGGAGCGCGCATCCTGTTGGCCGAGGACAATGTCATCAACCAGCAGGTCGCCCGCGAAATCCTGGAAAGCGAAGGTCTGGAGGTCGTCGTTGCCGGAGACGGGCGTGAGGCCGTGCGGCTCGCCACGGAGCAGCGCTTCGACCTGATCCTCATGGACATTCAGATGCCCGTAATGGACGGCTTCGAAGCCACGGCGCGACTGCGGGCCATGCCTGAATTCAAGGACATGCCCATTCTGGCCATGACGGCCCACGCCATGGCCAAGGACAGACGCAAAAGCCTGGACATGGGCATGAACGACCACATCACCAAACCCTTCGACCCCAAGGAGCTCTTCTCGGCCCTGACGCGCTGGATCGATCCCGCGCGCATCGATCCCGTGCGCATCGATGCCGCAGGGCACGACGAGGCCGGCCCCAAAGATGCCGCGCTCACGGCGCCGCAGGATGACGCCGTCCTGCCCAGGACGCTGGAAGGCATCGACATCCCAAGCGGACTGGCCCGGGTGAACGGAAACAAAAAACTCTACCGCACCCTGCTGATCAAGCTGCATGACGAATACCGTGACGCCCATGGCAGGATTTGCGAGCTGCTGGACAAGGGGGACATGCATGAAGCCATGCTCCTGGCCCATACCGTCAAAGGCGTCGCCGGAAATCTGGGAGCGGCCCGGATGCAGGCCACGGCGGCCGCGTTGGAGGAGCCCCTCAAAGCCGGTAGCCTCCCGGATACCTCCCGCCTCGACAATTTCAGGACCAGCCTGGAATCCGTCATGCGCGGCCTTGAGCCCCTGGCAGGGCAAACAAGCGCTTCTCCACCGGATCCCGCCGGAGGGGACATCTCGGAAGTCACGGTGCGCCTGGACGTCCTGGAGCGGCTTCTGCCCCAGCTCAAGGCGCGCAAACCAAGACTTTGCGCGCCCATTCTGGAGGAGATGGCGACCCTGAACTGGCCCGGAGAGGCAGTCCGGGACGTGATGGAACTGGAAACGCTGG